A stretch of Bombina bombina isolate aBomBom1 chromosome 2, aBomBom1.pri, whole genome shotgun sequence DNA encodes these proteins:
- the LOC128648331 gene encoding probable N-acetyltransferase CML1 → MSDFSIRLYNWSDHEVARDLFVQGILEHVPVTFYRSLRLSPVWIFMVCASVVSFLISGSIAISMLAVTSVLALLYLNIRSIFYTYLEQCLCEDMKDIHKYYLQREGSCFWVAESAGQVVATVAAIPSSHPLGIQCVELKRLSVLRSQRGNGIAKALCRTVIDFAQGRGCESVILETSVVQTDAQRLYENMGFRLIRTYYIPDFIASFIDFKELVYQYDI, encoded by the coding sequence ATGTCTGACTTCAGCATACGGCTCTATAACTGGTCAGATCATGAGGTAGCCAGAGACCTGTTTGTTCAAGGAATATTGGAGCATGTCCCTGTGACGTTCTATCGATCCCTCAGGCTATCACCTGTTTGGATTTTTATGGTTTGTGCATCTGTTGTGTCTTTCCTGATCTCTGGCTCCATAGCTATATCCATGCTGGCTGTGACCTCTGTACTAGCCCTCCTCTACTTGAATATCAGAAGTATCTTCTATACCTATCTTGAGCAGTGCCTTTGTGAAGACATGAAGGACATACACAAGTACTACCTGCAGAGAGAAGGCAGCTGCTTCTGGGTGGCTGAGTCTGCTGGGCAGGTTGTGGCTACTGTGGCAGCCATCCCCTCATCTCATCCCCTAGGAATTCAGTGTGTGGAGCTTAAGAGACTATCTGTACTGAGAAGCCAGCGAGGTAATGGGATTGCTAAAGCCTTGTGCAGGACAGTCATTGACTTTGCTCAGGGCAGAGGGTGTGAATCAGTTATCCTGGAGACCTCAGTGGTTCAGACTGATGCCCAACGCCTGTATGAGAACATGGGTTTTAGACTGATACGTACCTACTATATACCAGACTTCATAGCAAGCTTCATAGATTTTAAGGAATTGGTTTACCAATATGATATCTAA